A genomic segment from Saimiri boliviensis isolate mSaiBol1 chromosome 14, mSaiBol1.pri, whole genome shotgun sequence encodes:
- the COX7A1 gene encoding cytochrome c oxidase subunit 7A1, mitochondrial: MLAPRVSQALIRSFSSTARNRLKNRVPEKQKLFQEDNGIPVYLKGGVVDHILYRVTMGLCLGGTAYGVYCLAWASFPRNK; this comes from the exons ATGCTGGCCCCGCGG GTCTCCCAGGCGCTGATCCGCTCCTTCAGCTCCACAGCCCGGAACCGATTAAAGAATCGAGTGCCCGAGAAACAGAAGCTCTTCCAG GAGGATAATGGCATCCCGGTGTACCTGAAGGGCGGCGTCGTTGACCACATCCTGTACCGAGTGACCATGGGGCTGTGTCTGGGCG GCACTGCCTACGGCGTGTACTGCCTTGCCTGGGCCTCCTTCCCCCGCAATAAATGA